The genomic DNA TTCCGCTTCGGCGTGTTGCATCTGCACCGCCCCGCGTTTCCAGGCGATCATCGGCAGGAGCAAGGCGAGGACAATCAGACCCGCCGGCAGCAGAATTACGAGCGCCACGGCGACGCTAGCACCCTTGCCCGCTTTAACCAGCGATACAATCACGATCGTCACCGCGACCAGCAGCGCCAGGCCGATGACCAGCAGCATGATGCCCGGAGCGACGGCGAATTGAGGTTGCATGACTTGTCCTAACATGGAGATGTCCTTCACTTGCGTCCTAGGCGGCCAGGTCCGCCGAGGCGGCTGGCTCGTGTTTGGGATTCATCCAAGGGCTGCAAAGCTGCACTGAAACGCTCGTCGCGACGGCCGTCATCAGGCCCCATTGATCGGGGAAGCCGACCATCTCGCTAAGAATGTACGCCCAGCCGCCGCAGACGATCGTGCTGCCCACGCTCAACCGCGAGGTCCGCAGCGGGTCGGCCTGCTTCCACCAACGCAGCACCGGGAACAACGCCCCGAAGTACGTCAGGTAGCCCGAAAGGTATTGATGGCCGTAGCTGTCGCTCAACAACACCGGGTGACGCAACGCGGGCGGCATGTCCAATTGCAGGCTCGGGTTCGAGGTCAAGTGCATGAACAGCGTTTCGGAGACGCCGTAGGCCGTGGCCCCGACGCCCAGCCCTACGGCCAACAGCACGAAGCGCCGCAACAGCCCCTCGCCTTGGGTCCCTTCCCAGAACTTGGCCGGGATCAGGATGCCCCAGGTCGCCGCCATCGAGACGACGCTCAGCCAGACGTAGTTGGGCACGTCGTAATTGTCGCCCGTAATCAGCATCATCACGCAGCTCACCGCCGCCACGACGATCGCTGAGCCAAGCATCGAACCGACCAACTCCGTGACTTGTTGCCGCGCCGTCTTGGCCGGCATGGCGCGGAGCGCCTTTTCGCTCTTGCGTGTTTTGCAGTACTTCTTGGGTACCGGCGGGACTTCGACCTTGGCCGCGAACGGCGCCGCGGCGGCCGGGTCCGGCCCGGTGAAGATGTGCGTAGCGTCGAGCGCTGGATCGGGCGTACGATACATCACCGGCTGTGCTGCCATCGCGGCCGGAGGCATAGACGTGGTCTTCGGTTTGTTCGCCAGCACGGCAGCGCGGATGCCGAAGTAAATTCCATAGACGACAAGTGCGAAGGGAGCGACCCACACGATCCACGGCGCATTTAAGAGAATGACGATGGCCAGAATGATGGCAATTGCCCGTTCTTGTTTTGTCGTCTTCGGGCTGTGCCAGCGATCGATCGCCCATTGCCAGTTGGTGCGAAGCCATTTCCAGATCGGTTCTTCGTCCACGCCGTCGATCGGCGTCACCACCGGCAACGGAGCGTTGAAC from Planctomycetia bacterium includes the following:
- a CDS encoding serine/threonine-protein kinase; protein product: MNLTATHAGNPREPRGGAMRFTYPSGSRPLEGYTIKRGIGRGGFGEVYYATSDAGKEVALKLIRRNLEIELRGVTQCLNLKHTNLLALFDIRDDEQGDSWVVMEYVNGESLEDVILRHPGGIPVAEAMRWFQGIAAGVEYLHDHGIVHRDLKPGNIFSDDGLVKIGDYGLSKFISASRRSGQTESVGTVHYMAPEIANGRYGKQIDVYALGIILYEILTGQVPFEGESVGEVLMKHLTATPDLSRVAEPFRRAIESCLNKDPEARVGSVGELLALLPTGVLPTYGATQRVSPPPIPEIPKPHAAFNAPLPVVTPIDGVDEEPIWKWLRTNWQWAIDRWHSPKTTKQERAIAIILAIVILLNAPWIVWVAPFALVVYGIYFGIRAAVLANKPKTTSMPPAAMAAQPVMYRTPDPALDATHIFTGPDPAAAAPFAAKVEVPPVPKKYCKTRKSEKALRAMPAKTARQQVTELVGSMLGSAIVVAAVSCVMMLITGDNYDVPNYVWLSVVSMAATWGILIPAKFWEGTQGEGLLRRFVLLAVGLGVGATAYGVSETLFMHLTSNPSLQLDMPPALRHPVLLSDSYGHQYLSGYLTYFGALFPVLRWWKQADPLRTSRLSVGSTIVCGGWAYILSEMVGFPDQWGLMTAVATSVSVQLCSPWMNPKHEPAASADLAA